The Nasonia vitripennis strain AsymCx chromosome 1 unlocalized genomic scaffold, Nvit_psr_1.1 chr1_random0002, whole genome shotgun sequence genome has a window encoding:
- the LOC116416527 gene encoding uncharacterized protein LOC116416527 yields MCNELIHGQAEVRAAHAANRSMSGSSKTLMHYSEEGKRFPISSLKDFDKFNEDLRDKAYAFKVRELLSVRKGKSEHETIRGMHTYIMKDDIAVKFNFCGRRNKKAFQNQRIWDIISMIR; encoded by the exons ATGTGTAACGAGCTTATTCATGGACAAGCCGAAGTGAGAGCTGCTCATGCAGCGAATAGATCGATGTCCGGCTCCTCCAAAACGCTAATGCACTATTCTGAGGAGGGGAAGCGATTTCCGATTAGCAGCTTAAAAGATTTTGATAAGTTTAACGAAGATTTACGAGACAAGGCATACGCCTTTAAAGTG AGAGAACTTCTGAGCGTAAGAAAAGGAAAGAGCGAACATGAAACTATCCGTGGTATGCACACGTATATAATGAAGGACGATATCgctgtcaaatttaacttttgtGGACGCCGGAACAAAAAAGCATTCCAAAATCAAAGGATATGGGACATAATAtcga TGATACGATGA
- the LOC103317086 gene encoding uncharacterized protein LOC103317086, producing the protein MCNITYRTCLFDNARCHVLYKIIISKASRKINPFSARSLGDVALGFVNEKNEIHCGNNYYMDKVKYDEEVNKACAAKPKDQYCKFVKNVTSTIVGLEALKNCSVTGRKCNRLPNTTPKQKIDPDKLSTVYGIFEYFLTNVKKVDPIEIEIAQTKVG; encoded by the exons ATGTGTAATATAACATATAGAACTTGTCTGTTCGATAACGCGCGCTGTCACgtattgtataaaataataatttcaaaag CatctagaaaaataaatccattTTCTGCTCGTTCACTAGGAGATGTAGCTCTTGGATTCGTTAATGAGAAGAATGAG ATTCATTGTggtaataattattatatggaCAAAGTTAAATATGACGAAGAAGTCAATAAAGCCTGCGCAGCTAAACCTAAAGATCAGTATTgcaaatttgttaaaaatgtCACCAGCACTATCGTGGGTTTAGAAGCACTAAAGAATTGTAGCGTAACAGGACGTAAATGTAACAGATTACCGAATACTacaccaaaacaaaaaattgatccTGACAAATTATCTACAGTTTATG gAATATTTGAATACTTTTTAACAAATGTTAAAAAGGTTGATcctattgaaattgaaatagCGCAAACCAAAGTGGGATAA